Part of the Candidatus Binataceae bacterium genome is shown below.
TTGGCCATCGACCCGGGTGGACGCTGGTTGTACGTCGCCAACTCGCAGGACCAGAGCGTCACGCTGTTCGACATTAATCCGAACAACGGCGCGTTAACCTTGGTGGGCACGGTGAACACGCAACAGAGCGGCGGCTTTCTGGCCTCGGTTGCGATCGACCGCGGTGGCCATTTTCTGTATGCAATCAACGCCGCGGGGTTGATCTTCGAGTTTCAGATCAATCCCGCCACCGGTGTGCTAAGCCCGATCGGCACGACCGCGGCGGGCGCCGCGCCCTGGTCGATGGCCTTTGCGTCATGAGCGCGCTGACGACCTCTAGTCGGCGCGCTCCATGTGCCAGTTCCAGGCGTCGTAACCTGGGGCGTAATGGACGTTGCTCTGGGCCGGGTTGCGATTTATCAGCGGTCGTCCAAATAAGGGATGGCGCATGCTGCGGACTTCGTGCTCCAGCGTATAGAGCGACTTGCCCCCCTCCGGATCGACTAAATCCTTGAACCGGTACTGATGTTGATCGCTCTCTTCGGTGATAAGCCCCATTTCGAGCAGTCGGCGGTAGGGTCCCGAGAAGTTGGCGACGTAAATCTGAACATGATGGCCATCGTAAGGGGGCTGTGGCTCGGCGCTCTCTCGGAAGATCAAATCCTGGTCAATACCCACCGCCACCCGCGCGTGGCGACCGTCTTCGAGCGACACTGTCGCCGGCGCGTTCATGACCTGACGATAGAAGCGCGCGATGCCCTCCGCGGTTCCGATTGGGACTTGGAATTCCACGTACGGCATCCCCAAGGTGATCCGGCCAAAGCGTTCGTGGGGTTCGTAGCAGCGGAAGCGATTGCCCCACGGCGAAACCGCTTCGACGAACTCTTCATGGTCCTGGAAATCGAAGAGGGTACCCGCTAGCGGCTTGCGCACCGCTTCCAGCCGGCGCAGCAGCGGCTCGCGTTCGGGCAGCACCAGCCCGACGTGACCGCGCAGGACTTGCGGTTTATTGGTGGGCAAATGGAATTGGCTGCGCCCGACGTTGGCCCAAATATTGTTGGTGCTGACCATGATAAAGGGATCGCGGGTCAGCCCTAGGCCGGCGATGTAGAACAGAGTCGCCAATTGTTGGTCGGGGATGGTCGTGTTGACGTGCTCAAGACCGACAATATTGCCCAAATCCTCAATTGCCCGATCATATAAACCCGGCATGGTAGCCTCCGCCTTCCTCGCCCGAATTACCTCTGCGCCGCCGGCGTGAAGCGGCCGGCGAGCGACTGACGCAGGGGTGGACCGCGATTTAAATCCACGCGCCTCCAGACACGCCTGCGGCTTAGGACAGCGGCCCGCTGGGCTTGTCCGCGGTACTTTCCGGTTGAGCTCCTGGTTGCGCGCGATCGGTCCAGGTCTCGGCGCGCTGAAAGCCATGTTCGGAAAGATCGAATTGGTTGCCTTCGGGGTCGCAGGCGCGATGTTCGGCGTAGGGCCGGGTAGCCGGACGGCGCTTGGGCCGCTCCACGCCAGCGGCGACTAGCCTATCGCACATTTGCTCGGTGTCTTCGATTTCAAAGCCGAAATGGTTCAGTCCGACGGCGGCCTCGGTTTCCAGCCGATGGGGCAGGATGGCCAGGGTGAGGTAGCCGTCGCTGAGGTAGATCGCGCGGTTATCTTCGTTGCGAATTACTTCCATCTCGAAGACTTTTTCGTAGAAATCGGCCAGCTGTTTGGGGTTGCGCGAAAACAGCGCCAAATGGCGGATGCGAGGCCTGGACATGGGAATGCCCTCCTTAGTGTTGCCTTAGTACAGGCGCTCCACATAGGTCAACCGTCTTCGCACCCGGTGCGCGGGGCTTCCTACAGCTGGCGGTCTCAAGTGACGAGCAAATCCAGCTGAGAACGCCCCGGTTGTAGTTGAATTCGTAATACCTGGGCCGGCGCGTCCCAGAAGTAACCCAATTTGCCTGCCGCCAGCGCGCCGGCGTCCACCGGTGCTAACGGCGACCCCTGGCAACTGAGCAGGCGCGGCGGCTGCGCATGACGCAGGTTTATACGCAGCAGCCGGTGAGCCGGGTAGCCGTTGCAATCGCCATCTGGGGACCCGATGCGCAAGGTTACTGCGTCTTCGCTGCGGTCCTGCGCAATCTTGGTCTCGACCCAGGCAGCGCTCTCATAAGCGGTGCTTTCGCCGTCGTCTTCGTACAGATCCAGCCTGCCGGTCAGGCCCGGGTAGATCTCCAGGCGCAAAGGATCGAGCGGGCGTTGGGAGCTGAATTGCATTTCGGGTCCCAACGGTATGATCGCGCCCTGACGCACGAACAAAGGCAAATGGTCCAGGGGCGCGGGCACGCTCAGCGTACGCGGTCCAGTCCAGCGCTGATTGCTCCAGAAATCGAACCAGTCGCCAACCGGGAGATAGAGAGTGCGCTCGCGCGCACCTTCATCGAGGACGGGAGCAACCAGCAAGTCAGGTCCGAACAGGAATTGATCAGCTAGGTTGAAGGTAGTCGAGTCGTCAGGGAACTCCATCACCAGCGGTCGCATGATCGGCAGGCCGCGAGTGCAGGCTTGGCGGGCGGCGCTGTAGATGTAGGGCATGAGGCGATAGCGCACGCGCAGGTAGCGGCGGCAGATCGCTTCTATCTCGGAGCCAAAGCGCCACGGTTCGCGGGCTTCATGCTCGTCGCCATGGGGCCTGAAGAGCGGACAGAAGGCGCCGAATTGAAACCAGCGGACGTATAGTTCGGGGGTACATTGGCCGGCAAAGCCGTAGCCACCGATATCGCTGCCCCAAAAAGCCATTCCCGCCATCCCCGCGCTCAACCCGACTGCGACCTGCTTGCGCAGCGCCGCGAAGGTCCGATCGACGTCACCCGACCACCAGCCCACGCCATGGCGCTGGGAGCCGGGAAAGGCGGCGCGGCTCAGGATGAAGCCGCGCCGGCCTGGGGCGTAGCGGCGCTGGGCGCCGGCGATCGCCTCATGCATGCGCAGGGCGAAGGAGTTGTGCACGGCCGCGGCCGAACCGCCGAAATGGCACATGTCCTGCAGATGCTTGGAGGGTTCGTTGAGGTCGCTCCACCAGCTCGCGATTCCCATCTCGATTGGGGCGCGATGCTTGTCGCTCCACCATTGGCGGGTCGCCGGATTGGTGAAATCCACCAGGCCGCATCGGCCTGGCCAGAAATCCAGCACATAAGGTCTGCCATCGTAATGACGCGTCAGATGGCCGCCAGCCTCTGCCTCCTTGAAGGTAGGGCTCGTGAGCGTGACGTAAGGCTCCTCGATCGCCATGACGCGAAAGCCGCGCTCCGCCAGCCCAGCGAGCATCGCGGCCGGAGCGGGCCAGCGGGTCTCATCGAAGGCCAGGTCGCCCATCTCCTTGAACCAGCCCAGATCGAGGATCAGGCCGTCGCAGGGCAAGGCGCGGGCGCGAAATTCGTTTGCCACCGCTTCCAACTCGCCGCGGCTACGATAGCTGTAACGTGATTGCAGTAGGCCGAAGAGCCAGCGCGGCGGCATCGGCGGCCTGCCGGTCAGTTTCAGGTAGGTATGTGCGAGCCGCTTGAGATCGCCGCCGAAGACGTAGTACTCAAGCGGTCCACCTCGGGCCTGGTAGGCAAACGTGGCGGGGTTCTCATGCCCCAGGTCCCAGCAGGCACGATGGGGATTGTCGATCAGCAAGCCGTAGCCGCGCGAACTGAACAGGAGAGGAAAGATGCATTCGGCCGGCGGCGAATGACGGTTCCAAATCTCGCGCCGATGGCCGCGATGGTCGAGGTCAACGCGCGCGTCCAACTGACTGGGCTGGCCCATCCCATAGAAATGCTCCTCGGTTGCCAGTTGATAACTCAAGGTATACTCCCAGTAGGACCAGGAAAGGCCGCCCGGTTCCGCCTCTTCCAGCAGCGGCTGGCCATCCAAATTGAGATAGCGCAGCCGGAAGGGGTCGCGCCGCGCCTCGATTAAAAATTCGCCGGCGCGCACCTCGACCAGCTCGGCCTGCTCGCGTACCGCAACCTGCGGCGCCCCCGGCCATCTGCGCTGGGCCACCGCGCAGCCCTGCTCCGAGGGCGGCTGGGTATAAAGCCGCCAATGGCCTGGGAGCCAGGTATGCCGGAGGGCGGTGGGCAGCACCGGGGTCAGAATCAGTTCGGAGCTGTCGAAACCAAAGACTACCTCGTTGCCGTCGCTGGTCACACGCTTCAAGCGGCCTAGAGTTGCCTGCATCGATACCATTCCCTGCGCGCTCGCTTCTAATCCTAGAAATTGACCTTAGTCCAGCCGCCCCATCCGTCAAACCGCGCCGCGCACCATCGAACGACGCCAACAAGGAACGGTAATAACGGCCGATCCCCGGCTAGCAGAGATGCAGCCGCCTGTGGTACTCAAAGGCGGCAGCCCGTGGGCGGCATCCCTATCGACCACAATCGCACAGCGCGCGAGCTGACTGCGCTATCCCTGGATGAGGCGGTATTTCGGATGAGCGACATACAACGACGGCGTTTTTTACTGATGGCCAGCGCCTGGGCGGTCATCATTCTGGAGTTCTCGCCTGCCACCACCGCGATGGGTG
Proteins encoded:
- a CDS encoding VOC family protein, which codes for MSRPRIRHLALFSRNPKQLADFYEKVFEMEVIRNEDNRAIYLSDGYLTLAILPHRLETEAAVGLNHFGFEIEDTEQMCDRLVAAGVERPKRRPATRPYAEHRACDPEGNQFDLSEHGFQRAETWTDRAQPGAQPESTADKPSGPLS
- a CDS encoding TIM-barrel domain-containing protein, whose amino-acid sequence is MQATLGRLKRVTSDGNEVVFGFDSSELILTPVLPTALRHTWLPGHWRLYTQPPSEQGCAVAQRRWPGAPQVAVREQAELVEVRAGEFLIEARRDPFRLRYLNLDGQPLLEEAEPGGLSWSYWEYTLSYQLATEEHFYGMGQPSQLDARVDLDHRGHRREIWNRHSPPAECIFPLLFSSRGYGLLIDNPHRACWDLGHENPATFAYQARGGPLEYYVFGGDLKRLAHTYLKLTGRPPMPPRWLFGLLQSRYSYRSRGELEAVANEFRARALPCDGLILDLGWFKEMGDLAFDETRWPAPAAMLAGLAERGFRVMAIEEPYVTLTSPTFKEAEAGGHLTRHYDGRPYVLDFWPGRCGLVDFTNPATRQWWSDKHRAPIEMGIASWWSDLNEPSKHLQDMCHFGGSAAAVHNSFALRMHEAIAGAQRRYAPGRRGFILSRAAFPGSQRHGVGWWSGDVDRTFAALRKQVAVGLSAGMAGMAFWGSDIGGYGFAGQCTPELYVRWFQFGAFCPLFRPHGDEHEAREPWRFGSEIEAICRRYLRVRYRLMPYIYSAARQACTRGLPIMRPLVMEFPDDSTTFNLADQFLFGPDLLVAPVLDEGARERTLYLPVGDWFDFWSNQRWTGPRTLSVPAPLDHLPLFVRQGAIIPLGPEMQFSSQRPLDPLRLEIYPGLTGRLDLYEDDGESTAYESAAWVETKIAQDRSEDAVTLRIGSPDGDCNGYPAHRLLRINLRHAQPPRLLSCQGSPLAPVDAGALAAGKLGYFWDAPAQVLRIQLQPGRSQLDLLVT